From a single Hippoglossus stenolepis isolate QCI-W04-F060 chromosome 2, HSTE1.2, whole genome shotgun sequence genomic region:
- the LOC124852624 gene encoding B-cell receptor CD22-like, translated as MEGSSVTLTCSSDANPAANYTWYKENRTLLQGPEGVYRLSSISSGDSGVYSCKSENQYGRINSTSLHLDVQYAPKPPSVSVSSSGEIMEGSSVTLTCSSDANPAANYTWSKENRTLLQGPEGVYRLSSISSGDSGVYSCKSENQYGRINSTSLHLDVQCE; from the exons atggagggcagctcggtgactctgacctgcagcagtgatgctaacccagcagctaattacacctggtacaaggagaaCCGAACTCTGCTTCAAGGACCAGAGGGCGTTTatcgtctctcctccatcagctctggggacAGCGGGGTCTACTCCTGCAAGTCTGAGAATCAGTACGGACGGATCAACTCCACGTCTCTACACTTAGACGTCCAGT acgctccaaagcctccctctgtgtcagtgagttcctctggtgagatcatggagggcagctcggtgactctgacctgcagcagtgatgctaacccagcagctaattacacctggtccaAGGAGAACCGAACTCTGCTTCAAGGACCAGAGGGCGTTTatcgtctctcctccatcagctctggggacAGCGGGGTCTACTCCTGCAAGTCTGAGAATCAGTACGGACGGATCAACTCCACGTCTCTACACTTAGACGTCCAGTGTGagtag